CATCCTGAAGTATTTAAGCGTAAAAGTTCAAATTTATGTGGATAAATTATTTTACTAAACCGCCGTACATTAACAGCTGGTATCATGCAATTTGTGCCGATAAAGTTGGTATTTGAAATTACCGTAATAAACTGCCTACGCACATGacggattttttaaaaacaataaaacgtGAAAGATTAGCTGCAAGCAAGATTTGCAGCCCACTACACGCTCCACAAACGCCGTAGGCAATTAATCATTACCGTAGTATCGTTTACTGAGACAGAAAGGATATCATTACCTTTTTTCGGgcatatttctttgttttagcaTCCATCCAATCCATTTGCTCGAGATTGTCTGTGAACACTCCTTTTATAGCTTGTATCATCTCAGTCGACTGAAAGAGAATATTGACGCTTCAATACCATCAATATAAGAGTAATCTTTAATTCTAGGTTAATACGTACCATTGTTTTAGCTGTTCTATCGTACACTTCCTCGACAAACGATCTGGATAACGCGTAACCAAACGCACCCAAAGTACTTCCAATACATATTTCCCATCTCGGCTGCCGGTCTTTTGTACCAAACGCAGTCATAAAGTAATCGTCTGTGACATCCTGGTATTTACCAAGAACGACAGGTGCCATAACTTTTACGGCTTGCCATATCACATATGAGGCCTGGATACTACAAAAGAATCAATATATTTTTGCATGGCGACTGTACGTCCTAGTTCGGTACCTACTGCATAAATTATTGCACTCTTGTTATACTTACTCTGGACGTAGCGCTGTGAATAATTTGAATGCTTTTTTAATGTATTCCACATTAAACGATACTATCCTCTCTGATAGTGGTACATTTACACCCccaaaaattttgttaacaaattcCGACAGCCATTTTTCCTTAAAGACAAAGTATAAATTAAACACTTGGTAGTGTGAGTATAAAACTTTGGAATACCAAAGTGGACTTACAGGTATTTCCGTTTGATTGGCGAATTCTGCTAATGTCATTGTTTTGTATATAAGTCGATAGTCTCTGCGTTCCATAACAGACATTGTTATCTATGAACGAGGCGACATCATTATTAGGTGTGTGAGAATTTAAATGTAAACACtggagtaatttaaaaaaaaataaacctcAGCTAGCTGTTTTTCAAATTCATACACCTCATCCATTAATCTAATACCAGTCTCATTTGCTCCCATCAGTTTTACAATCTCTTTCACCATCTTCCGATATGCATTGCGATTCTAAAAAAGCAGACCGTCGGTTAAACAACAAATTTTCCATGAGCTCAGTCCTAACATGCAGGTGATAACCACATGgacaaaaaaaacagtttacctTTGCGTGGTATGTGGTGTTTAAAAGGTACGAATCTTTTGACATTGATAATCCCGATTGATCAAacttaaaaaagtgaaaaattattgtttaaaaataggaaaaatcTGATAAAATAAACGAATGTACGGGCAggtaatcaaataaaaaaatacggcTTACCACTATAACATTTTCGGTTGAGTTTTTTATGTCACCAGCCACATATAAATTAAACACAGGAGCTTGACTGATGTTTCTATGAATTTGAACCATAGCCTCCATTAAGTCCCAAGAACTTGCGTTAAAATTTGAATTGGTAACGGGCCATGAACCTAATTATACAAACATAGTAATACTAAAGACCTTTTTAAgcgcaaaaaatatatttgaaatataCTAAATACGCCTTGTAAAGGGTTTCTTGTAAGCCCAACAGCCGCCCATTATCTTACCCAGTTTTTCAACAAGTTCTAACATTGGTTTATCTCCTAATTTTTCGATTGTCTTCGTATCCATGCAAGTATGATAGTAGATTGATGCTTTGTCTAATGCTGGAGTCTGAAAAAGAATATATTAGGGAAACTTTTGGCGAAAGATTACTTTTAATAAAAGAGTAATTACAACATTTACTAAAGAAGCGTTCCTTTTTCAACTATACTCACGGAGGCGTTTCTTTGTCCACTATTCAAatcatttagaatttttttaatgataacAGAGTTTTGTTCAGATAATTTTTGAAATCTGCTATATCTAGTTCTGGAGTCCGGAATGGGCGTATTGTGGAGCCAACCGCCGCACGCGTATTGATAAAAGTTTTCACAAGGACTGACTTTATGATCCATTGCCTCGATTATTCCTATTAGAAaacatataaatttaaaaagaaaacaattaaacaataaaaaataagaaaaaaacaatgaaatgattgaacTGGTATAAATGATTGACTAATGAATGAATGGCTAAATGAATGAATGCACAAATAAATGATTGCTGTAAGCGATGAAATGATGGAACTTACTGGCTGAAATTTGCACACAATCTCTCGTACTACATACAGTTGTCTTGTgcttttttgcaacttctttCATTTTGCTATCCTTGTTAACATACAGCGTTACCATGACGATAAGAAGCACAAGTAAAAGTAAGAGGAGAAAAAATAACACGATGACCAAAATAGTTTGTCGTTCATTTCGCGGCTTGCGCACATATGCTTCATTCATTGCGAAGTGATTGTTATTTGTGAGTGACTTTTTGTGTAAGGGACTTTTGACATCATCTGTGGCCATACTTGTTTTCGGCTAACGTAAATATTGATTAACAATTCTTTAATGTTCGCACAAATATCTTAGTATTATATCAGCATGTTCAGTTGAATCTAATTTGCTTTCTTTGTACTATTTACCATAAACTATTGCAActaaacacaacaacaaaattaagataatctTTTTACACatcatatattttgtaaaattgtcTTGAGCTTTCTGTGTTACTCCTTCTTTTTCTACTAAATTGCTTCTACGATTAATGAGGATCTTAACGGTTGGACAGATAAACAACATTTGAAAGCAGCAATTAAATCAGCCTTTTCTTCCTAATTAGCgtcttatttataatttttttactgcgtTTATTATCACTTAAGGTACTATCGATTCAACAGTGTGCAAGAGTTTACGTGGAGCCAACATCAAGTGCATTTTTGTATGTCAAGCTCAAGTGACATTGAATACTTTCACGAACATACATTTTCAGTCCGAAGCGAATTGGTGAAGCGTGCATCATAAATACTCTCCTTGCATTTGTAATTTACGTCTGACATTTATTGACGTAATATACCACAACAACAAACGCGTCACGCTTCGAATGAGTCCACCACTGTTCAAACTTAGAAcgttcatttgcagaaaaaaaaaatgccgGAAGTCACACCATGATTTTACACGTCGTGAAATCAGTTAAAAAAACACATCCGTTTCACGAAGAAAACCTACACTATATAAACGTTTAGGGAGATTAAGCTCTTTAAAATATCACGCAAAGCAACCTCCGCTTGTTTGTCTTCTTGAATATTAGGGTTgagattttgttaaaattagaaACATATTGAAAACGTACTCAATCTGAATTCCTTTTAGAATTAGaaagaaacaattattttaaacaaattttcaaataaaaaaaggaaacaaGCACATTTAACGTcaactaaaatttaaatttttcaaatgaaaagtgaaaagataaaatttgACCTTACTGTAATGTAACCGctcatttttttactgcatCTGATTGGAAAATTCTTGGAAGTTCTAGGGTATTCGTCGCGTTTATATTTATCAAAAGACATCTTTGCAAACACTAACCATGCAATGATAAGAAAATGAGTTATGAAACAAAGTGAAAACGTTAGTCACGTAaagcaaactttttttaaaaaaaaaaacgtgttagTGTGTTGCAATCCATATACCTGCATAATATCTAACAATACCATATGCACCAAACATTTACGTGTACAAAAAGTACATAGTTTGAGTGCGTTGACATCAAATCGTTATGCTTTTAGTTAAAACCTATACTTGATTCATGCGAGTCAAGTTTTtcattcattatattttctgttgttttaaaataagtttaacaAATCGCATATTGTACTTAAACAAATGTAAAACTATTTTTCTTTTCGACTGTGAGATCGCATATATCTGTTGTTGACATTTCCATATTTACTAAAGGTAGAAAAAGAAGCAAAGCATCCTGTGTAAATACAACCTTATATATGACATAGATTACACGAGGTCACTGATGCAGAGACATTATTTAACACCAAAACATTGACAAAATGACTTTGAACATTTTTGGCCAATTTTTACTTGGAAATGATATAACCAGATAACGTCGCATCAAAACTATTTAGAGGAGTCGTATATCGAAATTTTCTTAATAAACATGACTCACttaaacagaaaacaaaaatctgttttgagaaagaaaaaaaataaagtcggCGAGATAATGCGTCAACGATTAGTTTAAACAGACTGAGAATGAAGCCGAAATCCTGCTGCTTGTAATtattttgatgaaaaatatACCTTGATATGGCTACACGTAAACTAACTGTGAATTATGTTTCTAATAATGGGAAGTTAAGCGACGGTAAAGACTTTGTGTAAAACCTTATAAGAAATCAGTCATCGCGTTTTTTTTTTCCGCTTTAAACCTCAGCTTATCCGTTTTGTTATgactacatattttttatgaaaacactttatttttttaacacttaaTTTAGTTTGGTGGGTAGTCCTACCCTTCACAATATTAGACACTagctattttgttttaaaatgagaagtttttccacaaaaagttacccaataaaaatatttacatacaGTCATCACGTTTGGAGCAGTATTTTGGAATTTGGTTGTGGATTCCACACGCCGCACCTCTGCCGTGTAAATAGAGCTAAAGAATTCTATATTAGAGACGTCTTAAACAGGAATCACGCAAATAGCCTCGCTTAATTTCTTATTTAAACACATGCATTTTCTCGTTTTGTAAACGAACAAACGTCTTGGGTCTTTATAAAAATTTGAGCTGCtaaaacaaaagcaaaaaaatgtacaaaaagaaGGAAAAGAGTTTAACTTATTAGCATATAAAATCTTGTTAGTATTCTATACGTATCATGTAAGTTTCATTGCGAATAAAACGTGAAAATAACAACAACGCAGTCAGCGAGACAAATAAAGGATTTTTGAGGAAGTAAAACTTAATCCACGCTCTGTACCATAGTTCAGAGCAAAAGAGTTTTTATCTATGTATCATGAAATTACAAAATCGTGCACACCTGCCGTGATATGCAACTTCAACATGCAACtgtgaaaagaaagaaattataGTGTTTTTTTAGCTGTTAACCTTGCCAAAAAACCGAAGCATGCTAGAATtctagtttaaaaatttaaaattttttacatctatattataatgcctgtgtacgtctgtctgtccgtccgtccgtccgtctgtctgtcacgcaaaatggtagcttagctgcgactggcgaacccgtggatttttcacgggctGACGACTAGTTATCTAGTATTTACATAGAACTCTGACGCAACAAATCTATTGTTATATGATACCTACTTGGTTTTATCGGATTTCAATTCAACAATAATGTTTATGAAAATTAACTAAaaggatatattttgttttgctggAATAACTAAGTTTTTTTTAGCTCATCACGAAATTATTTCAGAAAGAAAAAACGTACACTGGAATCTTCCTAAATTAGGGATACGTGCCGGCGAGGGAAGGGGGAGGGAGGGGGGTgtctatttttttaagattaaaaacaaattttaaagctAATATAAAACTTAACTTACGGAAATACCGTTTGGAAGTTCCTACTGATTGCTTGCGATACTGATTGCGGGTCAAAAGCAGTCACttggataaaaatgaaaatagataaataggtAACAAATACCAGAACGAAAAATATTTAGCGCTCAATTTCAGCAGCGCATTTCACAAGTCAAACGGCTTTAGGACGCTTCTTCTTTTTAAGGTAAGagtattttttatgaagaagAGTTGAGTTGCTAAAACATTTTAAGATTGgacctaaatattttaataagcgGCCTTACATTTATACCTTGAAACTATCATAGTTTGAGAGAAAAACCACGGGACTTTCAAAATGTCAAGAAATTAGGTGTAAAGATTGTACTAGCTTTTAATTAACCACTGAGAATGTAATTTATAATGACGTCAAGTAATAATAAATATTCTGATAGTTTCCTGGCCTAATGCTCACAGAATATTatacacttttatttttatttttcgtcaTTCTTAAAAAACGGCGTTTTGAGTCTTAATAATTCTTAAAGTGGTTGTTACGGAATCTATAAAGTAGatgaaatttaattaaaattgtCGAGAAACGCAGTAACATGGTTGAATGGATAAGAAAGTGGCTTAATATCAAACAGGTGAACCAACGAGAAAATGAATATCTCCAGAAAAGCCATGACGTAacaaaaaaaatcgtaaaaaataaCGTAACGACGAGACTCAATTTTagagaaaagataaaaataaaaaagtgcgcGTTATGTAAACCTGCTGATAGAAAGGCGAGCACATATTTTTTCCACTCCTCTTCACGATTGCATGCATTTTGAGCATCCATATTTGAAAATGAGATACTAAGAAAACCTAtagtattttttataacaactttTAACCAGTCCAAACAAATGGTAACCACGCATTTCCAAGCACATGTAGTTGCTCTAACATTTCTTCCATATCTTGATCGTGCTATAACCATACAGGCTATAACGAAGCTAAATAATTAATTCCCTatcaaaaaaactgaaaataacaAGCAAATGAACGAGGCTAAAGTTGTCTTGATGATACAAAcataatatcttttttttattttttacttttattccagaaaacaaaaacagaacaaCATCATTTACGCTAGACTATCAcgcattttaaaattatgtagTTGCTTAGCGACAGCAAAAGCCTCTATTTTGCGTCAAATATCGATTTCTTGTTACACTTTTACTCTCTTCTTTACTCTTCGAATGAAAATTTGCAAATTCTATCACCTAGTTTTTATTTCGTTACGAAGGGAAGCGCGTTAGGACGTGATAGATGAGAGCTGTATTGTTTCTAGCCTGTTTTCCAACAAAGAAGCACACAAGGTGCAATATATCCTTTGAAAAGTTACTCGACTAGCTTTACCGAAGAGTTAGACAGCTGTACGCGAAGAACAGTATGAAATAtatcaacaataaaaaagttttgttttattgcgaatgaaattttaaaataaaaaaataaacactttatTCTTTTCTTGTAAACCTCGTCTCCAGGCCACTTTTGAAAGAGCTATCATGAATTTGTTGCAGCGCACCACGTAACGTCAGTGAAATTATGTGTGAAAAGATGAATATTTGAAGAATCCACTCCCCTATTATATGGACATGTCGGTGCTTTCCATGTTACACAAATACATCAACGACCCATTTCTTTAACGTGACGAAAACTAACCCAAAAATAATGGATAAGAAGGCTATTGATATTTACTGAGgacgaaattttttttaaaaacctgaACAACCCCAAAGTCTGTATCTCGGGAATTTAAAGAAACAACATTTAGTCAAGAGATAAGAATTCAATTATGCAACAATATTCGGCGAATCAGTCCAGTGAATATCACTACTCGTGGAAAAAGACACCTTGGTGCCTGTATCGGATCAGAGGACTATCTATCGATAAGAATATTGTGGATATTTGATCGAAAGGACCTTAAAACATTGTGTGAAGTCGCCGACACACAACCGCAGGCTGCTTATGCAGCTTTTGCAAAAGGATACAAATCcaaattttcttatttcatCCGGACAATGGAAGGGTTTGAACAATTCACTGAACCTATTGACTTGTTGCTTAGTGACAAATTCCTACCCGCACTGTTCGGAGGACAATGCGAAGTATTTAACAATCATAGAGACATGGTCTCCTTGAATCCATCAGAAGGAGGACTCGGAATTAGCACCATTTCAAAAATAGCAACCGAACAACACCAAGTCTCCGTTAAAATTACAAAGATACATGTCATTGCAATTTTAAGTCAGAAAAATATAATGCCTGAAACCAATGGTAACGGAAAATCGATAAGTGAATTAAAAGCAGAAGTAAAATCAAAACGTAGGATGTCGAAAAAAGATGAGGTTAAAGCCACTCACGACAATAACTTAAAATCACTGGTAGATCAGGCATGCGACAAAGGAGCTAGTGGATGGTTGAAAGCTTTACCTATTAAGTAGCAGAACCTAGACCTTAACAAAAAGTAATTCCGAGACGCCCTTCGCTTAAGGTACAATGCGCCACACAAAAACTTACCAACATATTGTGCGTGTGgcgaaagatttaataaatatCACGCAATGAATTGCAAGAAGGGTGGATTTGTAGTAAACAGAGACGACAACATTAGAGATTTTTTAGCGTGTTTAAAGAAAGTCTGCAATTATGTAGAAACAGAACCGCGTTTAATGTCTATCGCAAATGAGAAATTTTTCTTGAAAACTGCCAACACCAGCGAAGATGTTAGGTTGGATTTTAAAGCGAAAGGTTTTTGGAGGAAGGTAGAAACTGCATTTTTCGATGTTAGAGTCACCCACGTTAATTCAGAATCCTCTAAAAACCTTGATACGGAAACACAGTTTAAAAGACACAAAAAAGCCAAAAACGCGAGTACCTTGAACGAGTACTGGTTTTTGGGAAAAATGGTGGTGTTGGTGACGAATGCGGACGATTTCTAGCTAACTTAGCAGCAAAAATCTCTGCTAAAACTGATGATAATTACGCAGCCATAGTGACATGGTCACGTACACGACTCTCTATGGAACTGACACGTGTCTATTTGCTTTGTTTAAGAGGGTTAAGGACTCCATTCAGATCGTACAATACTGAGGAGATCTGTTTGGACAATGTTGCTAGTGGCTTAGGCTAGCTTTTGTATTTAAGGTAGCTAAAGATTTATTCTCGTAGTTTTCCCATTACTTGGCTTGTGGTTTCTATAGggcaataaaataattttaatttttggaccaattttggcctaaaataataTCACCATCATgtccagcatacttttttgttacctgtgctaaattttgtcgaaaataaagtagtttttattttcggaccaattttggcctaaaatgacattgaagtgacaaaaagcaaaattttgatgtcaccatcatgttcggcatacttttttgttacctttgtcaaattttgtcgaaaataaattagttttaattttcggaccaattttggcttaaaatgacatttaggtgacatagctaaatcaaaattatgatgtcactattatgttcagcataatttttttgttaactgttccaagtTTTGTCGAAaagaaataccaattttggccgtatgaagtttaaatttgtgacgttgtaattgaccatttggttagttagttgaatttccgcgcccgaaggcgtagcaaattctttaaaactgtcgtttttttctttctcggagcattttttgagaaaaaatcgaccctgggatttcacgttcctctgagaggaggatagtgttggtataactgactaactaactaaccctgccCAAATGGgcaagctccctaagtactgggaagtcatctaaatgacgtttcaggccaaaattcgtatttgttttcgacaaaatttggcacagttaacaaaaaaagtatgctaaacatgatggtgacatcaaaattttgttttttttcgtcAACTAAATACcctttaagaccataaacgtttcaatcgcaagactttaaaccatgaatgataggctgtattttttgttagcaatttcttttaaaatgtgagtttattatgacacgtttttgagtttgttgtaagatataatgttacttgtgtgctttatcttcagagcttcatgcgccaaacctcttcgaatgtttggcacgataacacaacgaattagcaggttgtcatcaaatgttttggtagcgagtggaaattcttagagcccccagggcttcttgttacgagttggaaacacatcctcgcaggcgagatagtaaaaagaaaaaaaaagtacaaatagttaccaagatgagattcgaacacacgactactcccgtgtcggtgctcagagaggcaaaaagtTCCATTTTGGGACGGACAGCTGCATTTGAATACCCTAGCATCTGTGAGCTAGTGTAATTATGCAACACCAACTTTGCTACCAACCTTTGTGAAGCCAGATATAATCGAAACGATTGCTAGTAATTGTAAGCAAATTTAGTACGTAAAGCAAATAAAACTGAGCGGAGGATGtggcaaaaaaaagaaagtatttgTTGTAACCTCGTTTTAAACGAGTTAGTAGAATCTAATGACGGAAATCACTCGAGGAAAAACAATGGAATGGTGAAAAGAAGAAGACAAAATGGATTTCATAACAACATTGTTCAAGAACTAAAAATAGAGGACCGATTCAGTTTCAAGATGTTACGGATGGACCGTTTTAGACTTGGAATTAATTCATCTTAGAAAAAATCTCACATCTAATAAATGGAGGCCACCAATTCTAGCTTTTATCACTCACTTTCAACGAAAGTATTACTACACAGATTAACAATTCGAACGTTTGACGTCGTTCAAAAAATAAGAACGTTTGAAAGTGGAAATGTTAAAAAACTCCACCAAACCGATCAAATTTCCCCATTTTGATGAAGAAATATGTTTGATGAAAAATGTGTTCTGGAACATATCATCAAAGCACCAGCAAAccaaattttttcttctttttaaaaaaatataaaaaattatgcatATACGCAAACCAATCAAACATCAACATCAGAAAACGAATTGCAACCTTGCAATAACAGTCGGGTGTTTGTATTGAAGCTTTGCATACACTATGACGGTCATCtcaaaaaagtcaaaagttaaaaaatatcaagGTATTCAAAAAGTACCCCCCGAAGTAAATTAACGACTTtcatacagcgcagtctgggcacgaatatagcgcttgtagggacaaatttttagctTGTTTTTGTGGGACTCGATAGCCCAGTCAAATTTCTCAGTCACTTTCTCACAAAGAATTATTTCTGTTGTACGTAGAAAGGCGGAAAAATGTGTAAccttttgttgtttctttcctaattctttgctttttatactaacgtttaacttttaaataacgtgTTAAAATGGTGCTGCTAGTCCTCTCTATGgtatattaactttattttgcTGATGCTGAAGATTTAGTAATTTTAGTGAAAGAAAAATCAGTATTGTTAAATAACGAAAACATTATTGtggataaaaaatgaaaaactttgtGGTAGAAATTTGTGGATGttggattttaatttttcaaaggtAGATGTAACTAACAGCTAACATAATGATAATATAAGAAAAGTATTTACAGTGATATTTTCCTTGCCCTTGCCAGGCTAACTAAAGCTAACTGGCTTAAACTACACCTTTCACCACACCTTTCGTCAGCTATTtacctagctagttagctaactGCACTTGCtttgttttgaaatataatGGTAGTAACTATTgcggacaatatttttttaaaggtaacaataaaaattagcaatgtggtgccaacaataacatttctttctgGTTTAACACGTTGGACACTTGACTTTTAGCTAGGGCAACCTTCTAGTCATTTAATAACCTTGAATTTTGTGTCTTACAGTTCATAAACCATTAAAGAATACTCTCTTTTAATTTGAGTGTTATAATAGTAAAGCAGGGAGGTATAaatgttaatgttgttgttgttttcttgttgcgctaccattatgaaaaatttgtccctacaagcgctttacCTGTGCCAAGACTGCGCTGTATGAAAGTCGGtaattcaaatatttaaaattctctAAAAATTTCGTCTATTTTTTCAGTAGCAATAGGCAGCAAAAAATACAGCTACCTATGTCTGCACCAAAACCACAGATTGCCGAAGCTATACATACAAAACTAAAATGAATAAATTGTGTTTTGTAGAATAAAAGGCAtaacataaaaagaaagtgcTAGCTCCCCATGAAGGGTACATTAAGGTAGCCATAACCTTTTTGAAAATActttattataaataaatgattGTTTTAACATGAACTGAGCAACTTCCAAAATAGCCGTCGTCATGGTAGCTGccgttttgtttataaaatcaGGATTTGCGATTAGTTTAATTAGTGGACAAATGTTGCTGATGTGCCGTGCcaacataataaaaaattgaacatGAACCAAACACTCGCGTATATgcgatcaaaaaataaaattatcaaCCAAAATTTTAAACCCCGCAATTCACTACGATAAAATGTTGTGAAATGGACGGGATGCGGTATTGTCGCAGTCCTGATATAAAGGCTGTACACAAAGTTTGTTTATCAATCATAAAACTCTGATAACAAtagatgaatgaatgaatgcatgaatgaataaatgaatgaatgaatgaatgaataaatgattgaaGGAAGGAATGAAGAATGGAATGATTGTTGTGGTATTTTGACAAGTGAATATGCAAAATAAATTCACAAGTAATTCACGTAATGTTAATACGCCATGCTACCATGTTTGTGTCAACAGAACTCAATGTGTTTCATATTATTGTCGTCTTCTGTTCAAAGTTGggaataataattgagaataataaaaaaaaaacacttactgGACGCAATGATTACTTTTTCTCCACCTGAAAGAGAATTACAGAAAATTACGTATTACGTGCATGTTATCAGAATTTTCAGAAGAGCTTTGGGGATGAGGTTAATTGCATaggacatttttttaatttttcaggacaaaataAACGATAGTATTTCAAAGATAAAGTGTATCGTGATGCTATCAAAACAAGGTAAACTCAAATAAACTCTAGCCGTGCCATGCCGTGACAAACTCATCAAATATATACTTAGTTGGAATCGACGCAGCTTATAAAACCAATACCTGGCCGTGCAGAATCGAGCCAAAAACGCTGACCTAGCTTTGACGC
The genomic region above belongs to Hydractinia symbiolongicarpus strain clone_291-10 chromosome 4, HSymV2.1, whole genome shotgun sequence and contains:
- the LOC130641644 gene encoding endothelin-converting enzyme homolog, whose amino-acid sequence is MATDDVKSPLHKKSLTNNNHFAMNEAYVRKPRNERQTILVIVLFFLLLLLLVLLIVMVTLYVNKDSKMKEVAKKHKTTVCSTRDCVQISARIIEAMDHKVSPCENFYQYACGGWLHNTPIPDSRTRYSRFQKLSEQNSVIIKKILNDLNSGQRNASTPALDKASIYYHTCMDTKTIEKLGDKPMLELVEKLGSWPVTNSNFNASSWDLMEAMVQIHRNISQAPVFNLYVAGDIKNSTENVIVFDQSGLSMSKDSYLLNTTYHAKNRNAYRKMVKEIVKLMGANETGIRLMDEVYEFEKQLAEITMSVMERRDYRLIYKTMTLAEFANQTEIPEKWLSEFVNKIFGGVNVPLSERIVSFNVEYIKKAFKLFTALRPDIQASYVIWQAVKVMAPVVLGKYQDVTDDYFMTAFGTKDRQPRWEICIGSTLGAFGYALSRSFVEEVYDRTAKTMSTEMIQAIKGVFTDNLEQMDWMDAKTKKYARKKAEKILENIGYPDFILNSTALEQEYIGLEVEKGQHFDNYMTRRKYKNFKNYKKRGKPVDKSEWGILPTTVNAYYAPTENKIGFPAGILQWPFYDKRAPRAVAYGAIGMVVGHEITHGFDDQGKDFTIEGNFDTWWTNHSLTQFKQKSQCFINQYSNFTLFNKKMNGAQTLGEDLADNGGLRQALQAYRHWVSKNGEEDKLPGLDLTPEQLYFLAFAQVWCTAYRESAAINQIETGVHSLSMFRVIGTLQNSEDFSKAYKCPVASPMNPVKKCRIW